The following is a genomic window from Fusarium oxysporum Fo47 chromosome IV, complete sequence.
CAGGGACCACTTGCCATGACTTTCGCTTAGTCCAGGCCCCAGCTTAGTCTCGACTTTCTACGACGTTGACAGCCAGAATCGTTGTTCTTGGGGGTCATGGGCCAAACTCCACGATACCTTGGTTGGTCCCCGCAGACAACAAATAGTCAGCAAAGAAGTTGTTGCTTGTTTGACTGATAATCTAGGTGGCCAATTCTGGAAGATTTAGGCAGTTCGGCAACCACTTGATCTTATTATAatgcccttcttctcataTCCTTGAACCCCCAATTCATCAGATATCAGCTATAATACGGTTGACAAACACCTTGCGCTTTGACAAACGTTAGCGGCTACAGCGGCTCGTCGATCCCTTCCCGCCTTTATCCATATCCTTCAATTGTCCAGCTCCTGCCTTTTTGTCTCATCTATCCCACCCATTCGGAGTAGCTGCCTTCCTGTTACTGTCCTCAGAACCGCGCTTACCTTCTCCGCCCGTTCGTTTCGTTAATTGTTAGCCCCGACCGGAACACTCAATCTACCGTTCCGCCTTTCACCTGCCACCTTCCGCCCCCGTCTCCGTCCCCCGACTAAGCTCAAGCAAGCTCAAACCCACTCTCTCCgtctccatcatcaattcaCAGACGACAACCTAAGACCGACCACTTGGATATCGCTTTCTCCGGCTGATCTGCGTCACTCCGCCCGAGCCacttctcttcatctccgaCCCCGTCGCAAACTTATCGGCGCCGTCTTCGGTTGCCCGCCGGGCCGTTACAATGCCTGCGCGTGGCCCTCCGTCTCCGAGCTCGCAACCCGCAAAGCGACAGCGACAGAACTCGAATGACGATGGATCGCCGCGCAACGGCCAGCCGAGCCCCCAGGATCGTGAGCGCGAACGTCTCCAAGCCGATGGCgcttcagcatcttccaCTACCGCCTCTCCGTCAGTAGCGGCCAAGGCAGGCCAGAGCAGTAACTTTCGCAACGTCAGCGCCTGTAACCGTTGTCGCCTACGTAAAAATCGTTGTGATCAGAAGCTACCGAGCTGCGCAAGTTGCGCTAAGGCAGGAGTCGCTTGTGTTGGCTATGATCCCATCACAAAGAAGGAAATCCCACGCAGGTACGATAAGGCATTGCAAGCGCGCGATTGTCCAGATGCGTAATCTTGTGGTCATCACAGACCTCGACAACGCGCCACAAAACCATCGAAGACGATTAATGATCAAATGTTGACCTTGCGCGCAGTTATGTTTACTATCTCGAAACCCGAGTCGAGCAGCTCGAGAACCTGCTTAGCGCCAATAACATCGCCTTCCCCCCAGCCGAAAACCTCGAATTGTGTTCTCGAATAGGCACCGACACCGCCAGTATCAACTCCGCCACCGAAACAGGTTATTCCGGACCATCAGAAGCCGGCGACCGCAGGCCTCAGAGCCAGGCGGTGGAATCGCTTAAGAAAAAGTCGGGCCAATCAGGGTTTCTCAACATCGTGAGCCCCTCGAAACCTCGGTCTTTAGCATCCGCATCTGGTGTCTCATTCGCCCGGGTCGTATATGCTGCAGTTCAGTATTCATCCTCTGGTCAACCGAATCCGAATGATCCAAGGAATCCTCGGCAACCAAGCGGCAATGGAGCTTCTCTTCGCGATTCGTTTTTCGGCCTTCATACCAGGCCGTCTATCAAGCCTGCAAGTTTTCCTAGTAAAGAAGTCGGCTTGCGGCTCGTGAGGTTATACTTTGAACACTCGAACCCTCAGATCCCAATTCTGCACAGAGGAGAGTTTATGCAGACATTCGAACGCATATATGCCACTCAGGATCCGGCCCGAGGCTCGCGAGAGCTGTATTTGTTGAATATGGTTTTCGCCATCGGCTGTGGTGTCATTGTTGGCGAGCCAGTGAAATCTGACTCATCTGGCGATGCTGGTGCAGACAACAAAAATCGATGTGAGCCAGAAGAGTATCACGCGAGCGCAATCGTGCACCTAGAATCGTGTTTGAGTAACAGTGGCGGAGGGTTAGAAGTTCTGCAAGCCGTACTTCTTCTGGCCAATTTCGCTCTGCTTCGACCTGTCCCCCCTGGCCTCTGGTATGTGCTGATTGATCGTATGTGGTGTGTGAACTCACCTGACTGACACGGACCAGGTACATTATTGGTGTTGCTGTTCGACTTGCCGTTGATCTCGGCCTTCACTATGAGGATGATAGGGAAATTGATTCCTTACCTAACGAAAGTGAACAGACTGATGGTGCTGGTTCCCGAGAGAATGGGACACAAACCCGGGGGAAGAAGTTGTGGGTGCGAGATATGAGGCGCCGTTTATGGTGGTGCACATACTCTCTCGATCGTCTGGTTAGCACATGCGTTGGAAGACCATTCGGCGTCAGCGATCAGGTCATCACAACTGAGTTTCCTTCGTTGTTGGACGACGACTATATTACGCCGACCGGGCTTATAGATCCACCATCAGATCAGCTCCAACCCAGCTACAAGCATGTTGCCCATCATTACTTCCGACTGCGGCTGCTGCAATCAGAAATTCTTCAGGTGTTGCAGTACAATCAAGCCCAGATCGCTAAGGCGGGTGTGCAGGGCAAGTTCCCAGATATGCACATTCATCTTCCATCGCCCTTCCTCGTACAGTTTGATTCGTTCCGTTCATGGCGCATAGATATCGATCGAAGGCTGTATCAGTGGAAGACGTCAGCACCATCGAGACAAGAGACGGGTGTCATGTTTTCGACCGAGTTCCTCGAGCTCAATTACTGGCAGGCAATCATAATGCTCTATCGTCAGAGTCTAAGTGTTCCCGCCATGTTCGAGGGTGAGTATAATTCATCAAATGAGGTTAACAGCCCAACGGCGTTCCAAGCAGAGCTTCGTGAAGACGAGGACCGAATCTACCTGAAAGTTGCAGAGGCAGGCCAAAAGATCCTCCGCATATATAGACAACTCCATCTCAGTGGGTTGGTGAGCTACACCTATCTTTCCACCCATCACCTGTTCATGGCGGGAATCTCGTACCTTTATGCTATTTGGCACTCGCCCATCGTACGAAGTCGCCTGGTAAGCTTTGACCAAATCCAGAGACCTCGGAGAAATGAGCTAATAGTGGATCTAGAGCATGGATGAAGTGGACTTTACTATCCTCGCTGCCAAATCGGTTCTCACAGATATGATCGACAAGTGCCCTCCCGCCGAGACGTGCCGAGATGCGTTCGATCGAACAGCTAAGGCCACCATTAAGATGGCCTCTTCAACAGGCGGTTTCGGTGCCCCGACGGCCCGAAGACAACGTTCTGCGTGGAACACCCCACCGGACTCATCGAAAGGGACGGGGCAAGGACGTCACCGTCCGCAGGGCTCAGATCAGGCGTCTTATCAGATTGATTTGTCGCTTTCTGACTCGCTCTCCTCTCCTACATTGTCTGTTGCAGGCGACGGGAATGCACAGCCGTCGCCCCCGATGGCGCGATCAGCAGAGGGATATTTGCTCAAATCGCGAAGTCGAGGTGGACCAAGCCCTACAGACTCTGGCCATAAGCAAGAGGGATCACCTATAGAATCGGGAATGGTTCCCTCACCTATTCCTCGACGAGTGACATCCCAGCCCAACGGCGGAGGATCCTATGGTGGACAACAACAGCAATTCAACGGACAGGACTACCCAGATGCTCAAACAATGGAGTTCCTCCAGAATTTGGGCGCGTCATCGAACGGAGACTTCACCGCCATGGACCAGTCGCAGCTCGATATGGGTCTAAGCATGAA
Proteins encoded in this region:
- a CDS encoding fungal-specific transcription factor domain-containing protein, which gives rise to MPARGPPSPSSQPAKRQRQNSNDDGSPRNGQPSPQDRERERLQADGASASSTTASPSVAAKAGQSSNFRNVSACNRCRLRKNRCDQKLPSCASCAKAGVACVGYDPITKKEIPRSYVYYLETRVEQLENLLSANNIAFPPAENLELCSRIGTDTASINSATETGYSGPSEAGDRRPQSQAVESLKKKSGQSGFLNIVSPSKPRSLASASGVSFARVVYAAVQYSSSGQPNPNDPRNPRQPSGNGASLRDSFFGLHTRPSIKPASFPSKEVGLRLVRLYFEHSNPQIPILHRGEFMQTFERIYATQDPARGSRELYLLNMVFAIGCGVIVGEPVKSDSSGDAGADNKNRCEPEEYHASAIVHLESCLSNSGGGLEVLQAVLLLANFALLRPVPPGLWYIIGVAVRLAVDLGLHYEDDREIDSLPNESEQTDGAGSRENGTQTRGKKLWVRDMRRRLWWCTYSLDRLVSTCVGRPFGVSDQVITTEFPSLLDDDYITPTGLIDPPSDQLQPSYKHVAHHYFRLRLLQSEILQVLQYNQAQIAKAGVQGKFPDMHIHLPSPFLVQFDSFRSWRIDIDRRLYQWKTSAPSRQETGVMFSTEFLELNYWQAIIMLYRQSLSVPAMFEGEYNSSNEVNSPTAFQAELREDEDRIYLKVAEAGQKILRIYRQLHLSGLVSYTYLSTHHLFMAGISYLYAIWHSPIVRSRLSMDEVDFTILAAKSVLTDMIDKCPPAETCRDAFDRTAKATIKMASSTGGFGAPTARRQRSAWNTPPDSSKGTGQGRHRPQGSDQASYQIDLSLSDSLSSPTLSVAGDGNAQPSPPMARSAEGYLLKSRSRGGPSPTDSGHKQEGSPIESGMVPSPIPRRVTSQPNGGGSYGGQQQQFNGQDYPDAQTMEFLQNLGASSNGDFTAMDQSQLDMGLSMNWEGLHHDFSEAPQMNPFDTFFFGGPQGGGGQDGGMNM